The sequence below is a genomic window from Thioclava nitratireducens.
CGGTGTCGAATTCGACGGTGAGATTGCGGATTTTCAGCAAGGACATTGGCTCAGCTCCGCTTCAGTTTCGGATCGAGCGCGTCACGAAGGCCGTCGCCCATCAGGTTGATCGCCAGCACCGTCACGAGGATCGCGATACCCGGGAAGGTCACGACCCACCATGCGCGCAGGATGAACTCGCGCGCTTCCGACAGCATCGTGCCCCATTCCGGCGTCGGCGGCTGCGCCCCCATGCCGAGGAAGCCGAGCGCCGCCACGTCGAGGATCGCGTTCGAGAAGCTCAGCGTGCCCTGCACGATCAGCGGCGCGAGACAATTCGGCAGCACCGTGCGGAACATCAGGCGCATATGGCCTGCGCCCGCGACCTGTGCGGCCATGACATAATCACGGTTCTTCTCGGACAGCACCGCGGCCCGCGTCAGGCGTGCGAAATGCGGCTGGTAGACGATGGCGATGGCGATCATCGCATTGATCAGGCCCGGGCCGAGCACCGCCACGAAGACGAGCGCGAGCAGCAGCGACGGGAAGGCGAGGATGATATCCATCACCCGCATGATCACGGTATCGACCCAGCCGCCGAACCAGCCGGCGAGCAGGCCGAGGAGCACGCCCACGGAGAGCGCGAGCAGCACGACCATCACGCCGATGAACAGCGAGAAGCGCGCGCCGAACAGCAGGCGCGAAAGGATGTCGCGTCCGACCGCGTCGGTGCCCATCAGGAACGTCCCGTTCGCGTCATGGGTCAGCGGACCCGCCAGAAGCGCGTCACGGAACTGCGTATCGGGATCGAAGGGCGCGACCAGCGGCGCCGCGATCGCGGCCAGCGCGATCAGCACGAACACCACCAGACCCAGAACGGCCCCACGGTTTTCCTTGAAATAGAACCAGAACTCGGCGAATTGCGCGCGGCGCGTGCCGGCCGGGATATCGGTTTCGATCACTTCGGACATGTCACTCACCTATGCCGGATACGCGGATTGATCAGACCGTAGAGCAGATCCACGATCAGGTTCACGAACATCACGATCAGCGCGATCATCAACAGCCCGCCCTGCACGGAGGGGTAGTCGCGCCGCGAAATCGAGTCGACCATCCATTTGCCGATGCCCGGCCAGGAGAAGATCGTCTCGGTCAGGATCGCGCCCGCCATCAGCATGCCGACCTGAAGGCCGATCGTGGTGATGACCGGGATCATCGCATTGCGCAGCGCGTGGACGCCCACGACGCGGCGCGGCGGCATCCCCTTGGCGCGTGCGGTGCGCACGTAATCCTCGCCCAGCACTTCAAGCATGGCCGAGCGGGTCTGGCGCGCGATCACCGCGAGCGGGATCGTCGCCAGCACGATCGCGGGCAGGATCAGGTGGCTCAGCGCCGAGGTGAGCGCGCCGGACTGCCCCGACATCAGCGCATCCCAGATCATGAA
It includes:
- a CDS encoding ABC transporter permease subunit — its product is MSEVIETDIPAGTRRAQFAEFWFYFKENRGAVLGLVVFVLIALAAIAAPLVAPFDPDTQFRDALLAGPLTHDANGTFLMGTDAVGRDILSRLLFGARFSLFIGVMVVLLALSVGVLLGLLAGWFGGWVDTVIMRVMDIILAFPSLLLALVFVAVLGPGLINAMIAIAIVYQPHFARLTRAAVLSEKNRDYVMAAQVAGAGHMRLMFRTVLPNCLAPLIVQGTLSFSNAILDVAALGFLGMGAQPPTPEWGTMLSEAREFILRAWWVVTFPGIAILVTVLAINLMGDGLRDALDPKLKRS